One segment of Nostoc piscinale CENA21 DNA contains the following:
- a CDS encoding RNA polymerase sigma factor SigF encodes MPTTATNELKHEIWQLLREYKQSRSENIRNQLVKLNFGLVRKEAHYWINQCRESYDDLLQVGCLGLIRAIERFDISKGHAFSSFAIPYIRGEIQHYLRDKGVTVRIPRRYLAIQQQAIGVSRSLREKYNRQPTDSELAAALEITLSEWQEIKLAWINRAPLSLDVPVQDSEEGATSLGELVPDPHYRSFQLAQEDQLRLQQALFQLEKCTREVLECVFLQDLTQKQVAEHLGISVVTVSRRVKKGLDLLKHLMCTADD; translated from the coding sequence ATGCCTACCACAGCCACCAATGAACTGAAGCATGAAATTTGGCAGTTGTTGAGAGAATATAAGCAATCTCGCTCAGAAAATATTCGCAATCAACTGGTAAAACTCAATTTTGGACTGGTAAGAAAAGAAGCTCATTACTGGATTAATCAATGTCGTGAAAGCTATGATGACTTACTCCAGGTTGGTTGTTTAGGTTTAATTCGAGCTATTGAAAGATTTGATATTTCTAAGGGTCATGCTTTTAGTTCCTTTGCCATTCCCTATATTCGTGGTGAAATTCAACACTATCTGCGGGATAAAGGCGTGACAGTGAGAATTCCCAGACGCTATTTAGCAATACAACAGCAAGCAATTGGTGTTTCTCGTTCTTTACGAGAAAAATATAATCGGCAACCTACAGACTCTGAATTAGCAGCAGCATTGGAGATTACTCTGAGTGAGTGGCAAGAAATCAAATTAGCGTGGATTAATCGCGCTCCTCTCAGCTTAGATGTGCCAGTTCAAGACTCAGAAGAAGGCGCGACTAGTTTAGGGGAATTAGTTCCTGATCCTCATTACCGCAGCTTTCAACTGGCTCAAGAAGACCAACTGCGTTTACAACAAGCGTTGTTTCAACTCGAAAAGTGTACTAGAGAAGTTTTAGAATGTGTCTTTTTACAGGATTTGACACAAAAACAAGTAGCAGAACACTTGGGTATTAGTGTTGTGACGGTTTCTCGGAGAGTTAAAAAAGGGTTGGATTTATTAAAACATCTGATGTGTACAGCAGACGATTGA
- a CDS encoding photosystem II manganese-stabilizing polypeptide, with protein sequence MRYRALIVAFLALCLGLLTACSDAPEASVREVLTYEQIRGTGLANKCPQLTETSRGSIPLDSSQSYAIKELCLEPTNFFVKEEPANKRQVAEFVTGKLLTRYTSTIDQVQGPLKFNSDGSLTFVEEDGLDFQAITVQLPGGERVPFLFTIKNLVAQTQPSLTSINTSTDFEGEFKVPSYRGAAFLDPKGRGIVTGYDNAVALPAQADDEELTRANVKRADILKGKISLQVAKVDSSSGEIAGTFESEQPSDTDLGAGEPKEVKIRGLFYARVEPTRS encoded by the coding sequence ATGAGGTATCGCGCTTTAATTGTTGCATTCTTGGCTTTATGCCTGGGGCTATTAACTGCTTGCAGTGATGCTCCAGAGGCTAGTGTTAGAGAAGTACTCACCTATGAACAAATTCGTGGAACAGGGTTGGCTAACAAATGTCCTCAATTGACAGAAACCAGCCGTGGCTCCATTCCCCTTGACAGTAGCCAGTCTTACGCCATTAAAGAACTGTGCTTGGAACCTACTAATTTCTTTGTCAAAGAAGAACCAGCTAATAAACGCCAGGTAGCTGAATTTGTAACTGGCAAATTGTTAACCAGATACACTTCTACCATTGACCAAGTACAAGGGCCACTGAAGTTCAACTCAGATGGTAGCTTGACTTTTGTTGAAGAAGATGGTTTAGACTTCCAAGCGATCACAGTTCAACTTCCTGGTGGTGAGCGAGTACCTTTCCTCTTCACCATTAAAAACTTAGTGGCTCAAACACAACCTAGTTTGACCAGCATCAATACTTCTACAGACTTTGAAGGTGAATTTAAAGTGCCTTCTTACCGTGGTGCTGCCTTCCTAGACCCCAAAGGTCGCGGTATTGTGACTGGCTATGATAATGCTGTGGCTCTTCCTGCTCAAGCAGATGACGAAGAACTCACCCGTGCAAATGTGAAGCGTGCTGATATTCTCAAAGGCAAGATTTCTCTGCAAGTAGCTAAAGTAGATAGTTCTAGCGGTGAAATTGCAGGTACTTTTGAGAGCGAACAACCATCTGATACTGACTTAGGAGCCGGTGAACCCAAGGAAGTGAAGATTCGCGGTTTATTCTATGCCAGAGTTGAACCAACTCGTTCTTAA
- a CDS encoding P-loop NTPase fold protein: MINTDYLSRFYKACNPSYALNMSIRSDQQYYIDFADVRGCKIVEELQRTISRISPDEPTCQLFTGHIGCGKSTELQRLKAELEAVGFHVVYFESSQDLDMADIDVSDILLSVARQVSASLEAIKIKVQPHYFINLFKEIGDFLQSPIELSGEAELSLGIAKITAKTKDSAQARNQLRQYLEPRTNSILQAINEEVLEKAVEQLKLRGQKGLVVIVDNLDRVDMRPLASGRTQPEYLFIDRGEQLRRLKCHVVYTIPLALIFSNEYETLKNRLGGGISPKVLPMVRVKQRDGSDYEPGMLLLRQLVLARAFPEVSYNERLSLITELFEHPETLDRLCRVSGGHIRNLLGLLYSCLQRQDPPFSPQCLEAVIKDYRDDLLLAIDEYQWELLFEVVQQQSVKGESEYQSLLRSMYLFEYRDPVGRWFGISPALAETEKVLAWQQKR, encoded by the coding sequence ATGATCAATACAGATTATTTGTCACGCTTTTATAAAGCATGTAACCCCAGCTATGCGCTCAATATGAGCATTCGCAGTGATCAGCAGTACTATATAGATTTCGCTGATGTCCGTGGCTGCAAGATTGTGGAAGAATTGCAACGTACTATCAGCCGTATTTCTCCGGATGAACCTACCTGTCAGTTATTTACCGGTCATATTGGTTGTGGCAAGTCTACGGAATTACAACGCCTCAAAGCAGAGCTAGAAGCAGTAGGATTTCACGTAGTTTACTTTGAATCCAGCCAAGACCTAGATATGGCTGATATTGATGTTAGCGATATTTTACTGAGTGTAGCTCGTCAAGTAAGTGCTAGTTTAGAAGCAATTAAAATCAAAGTTCAACCACACTATTTCATCAACCTCTTCAAAGAAATTGGAGATTTTCTGCAAAGCCCCATAGAACTTTCTGGAGAAGCCGAATTATCTTTGGGGATTGCCAAAATTACTGCTAAAACCAAAGATAGCGCCCAAGCCCGAAATCAACTCCGGCAATATTTAGAACCACGCACTAACAGCATTTTGCAAGCAATTAACGAAGAGGTTCTAGAAAAAGCCGTTGAGCAACTGAAACTCCGTGGTCAAAAAGGTCTAGTTGTGATTGTTGATAATTTAGATCGAGTCGATATGCGTCCCTTAGCATCTGGGCGGACACAACCAGAATATCTCTTTATCGACCGAGGTGAACAATTACGCCGGCTCAAATGTCATGTCGTCTACACAATTCCCCTAGCGTTAATTTTTTCTAATGAGTATGAAACACTCAAAAACCGCTTGGGTGGAGGTATTTCGCCGAAAGTGTTACCAATGGTGAGAGTTAAGCAAAGAGATGGTAGTGATTACGAACCGGGGATGTTGCTACTGCGCCAGTTAGTCTTAGCTAGGGCATTTCCAGAAGTTTCTTATAATGAAAGACTTTCATTAATCACAGAATTATTTGAGCATCCTGAAACCCTCGACCGTTTATGTCGGGTGAGTGGCGGACATATCCGTAACTTATTAGGCTTGCTTTATAGCTGTTTGCAACGACAAGATCCGCCTTTTTCCCCACAATGTTTAGAAGCCGTCATTAAAGATTACCGGGATGATTTGCTATTAGCCATTGATGAATATCAGTGGGAACTATTGTTTGAAGTAGTGCAACAACAAAGCGTTAAAGGTGAGTCTGAATATCAAAGTTTACTGCGAAGTATGTATTTATTTGAATACCGCGATCCTGTGGGTCGTTGGTTTGGGATTAGCCCAGCATTAGCAGAAACAGAAAAAGTCCTGGCTTGGCAGCAAAAAAGGTAA
- a CDS encoding cell division protein FtsQ/DivIB produces the protein MAGIVSVSQTDLSQRRKKLRRQRQMKVIQAIWRTSAISGLAGGLLWVALQPVWVLRDPKQIVIKTGNQVLPETAIKSMLKLSYPQSLWKVEPVAIADSLKKQSTIAQATVTRSLFPPGLIIEIQERVPVAIAQRLTPINNQPKNKQSSTGLLDASGVWIPLEKYTLVNPKLKLPSLKVIGTPEQYQKSWSQLYPLLSQSSVKIMEVNFQDLANLILKTEIGNVHLGTPSSLLPKQIKILSQLRNLPAKINPSQIEYIDLKNPDSPIVHMIQKSPKVDSQTP, from the coding sequence ATGGCAGGTATTGTATCCGTTTCTCAAACAGATTTGTCTCAGCGCCGCAAAAAACTACGTCGGCAGCGACAAATGAAAGTTATTCAAGCGATTTGGCGGACTTCGGCTATTAGTGGTTTAGCTGGGGGATTACTTTGGGTAGCACTGCAACCTGTATGGGTACTTCGTGATCCCAAACAAATTGTGATCAAAACTGGGAATCAAGTCCTCCCAGAAACAGCTATTAAGTCGATGTTGAAGCTATCGTATCCGCAATCTTTATGGAAAGTTGAACCTGTGGCGATCGCAGATTCCTTGAAAAAACAATCAACTATTGCTCAAGCCACTGTGACTCGTAGTCTATTTCCACCTGGATTAATCATCGAAATCCAAGAACGAGTACCTGTAGCCATCGCCCAAAGACTTACACCAATCAATAATCAACCTAAAAATAAACAATCATCTACTGGGTTACTAGATGCTAGTGGTGTTTGGATACCGTTAGAAAAATACACATTGGTGAATCCTAAGTTGAAGTTGCCCAGCCTGAAAGTGATTGGCACACCAGAACAGTACCAAAAATCTTGGAGTCAACTGTATCCTTTGCTAAGTCAAAGTTCTGTGAAAATTATGGAAGTTAATTTTCAAGATTTGGCAAATTTAATCCTGAAAACTGAAATTGGCAATGTACATTTGGGTACTCCTAGTTCTCTATTACCAAAACAAATCAAGATACTGTCGCAACTGCGAAATTTACCAGCCAAAATTAATCCTAGTCAAATAGAGTATATTGATCTCAAAAATCCTGATTCTCCCATAGTACATATGATCCAAAAAAGCCCAAAGGTTGACTCTCAAACTCCCTAA
- the ftsZ gene encoding cell division protein FtsZ produces MTLDNNQGLTYKNSQSVGQPGFSLAVNSNNPFSHSGLNFAQGPDSKKISVENSRIGEIVPGRVANIKVIGVGGGGGNAVNRMIESDVSGVEFWSINTDAQALTLAGAPSRLQIGQKLTRGLGAGGNPAIGQKAAEESRDEIATALEGADLVFITAGMGGGTGTGAAPIVAEVAKEMGALTVGVVTRPFVFEGRRRTSQAEQGIEGLKSRVDTLIIIPNNKLLEVIPEQTPVQEAFRYADDVLRQGVQGISDIITIPGLVNVDFADVRAVMADAGSALMGIGISSGKSRAREAAIAAISSPLLESSIEGARGVVFNITGGSDLTLHEVNAAAETIYEVVDPNANIIFGAVIDDRLQGEVRITVIATGFTGEGQTAPPQNASNPRVAPPPKKSTTQSPTANPSTPVAEPKEKSGLDIPEFLQRRRTPPRN; encoded by the coding sequence ATGACGCTTGATAATAACCAAGGGCTTACCTATAAAAACTCCCAATCTGTGGGACAGCCAGGATTTTCACTGGCAGTAAACTCAAATAATCCCTTTAGTCATTCTGGGCTGAATTTTGCTCAAGGCCCAGACAGTAAAAAAATATCAGTAGAAAATAGCCGTATTGGCGAGATTGTTCCAGGTAGAGTCGCCAACATCAAAGTCATTGGCGTTGGTGGTGGTGGTGGCAATGCCGTTAACCGGATGATTGAGTCTGATGTGAGTGGTGTAGAGTTTTGGTCAATTAATACTGATGCTCAGGCTTTGACTTTAGCTGGAGCGCCCAGTCGCTTGCAAATTGGGCAGAAGTTAACCAGAGGCTTAGGTGCTGGGGGAAATCCAGCCATCGGTCAAAAAGCTGCGGAAGAATCCCGCGATGAAATTGCTACAGCTTTAGAGGGCGCTGATTTAGTATTCATCACGGCTGGGATGGGTGGTGGAACAGGAACAGGTGCTGCGCCAATTGTGGCAGAAGTAGCCAAAGAAATGGGTGCTTTGACAGTTGGTGTGGTCACACGGCCATTTGTCTTTGAAGGTCGCCGCCGTACTAGCCAAGCCGAACAAGGTATTGAAGGACTGAAAAGTCGGGTAGATACACTGATTATCATCCCCAATAATAAATTATTAGAAGTAATTCCTGAACAGACACCTGTACAAGAAGCCTTTCGCTATGCCGATGATGTGTTGCGTCAAGGGGTACAAGGTATCTCTGATATTATTACCATCCCTGGGTTAGTCAACGTTGACTTTGCAGATGTGCGAGCTGTAATGGCCGATGCGGGATCAGCACTGATGGGAATTGGGATTAGTTCTGGAAAATCACGTGCTAGGGAAGCTGCGATCGCCGCAATTTCTTCTCCTTTATTAGAATCTTCCATTGAAGGTGCTAGAGGAGTAGTCTTTAACATTACTGGTGGCAGTGACTTGACCTTACATGAAGTGAACGCAGCCGCAGAAACAATTTATGAGGTAGTTGATCCCAACGCCAATATTATTTTTGGAGCAGTAATTGATGACCGTTTGCAAGGCGAAGTCAGAATTACTGTAATTGCGACAGGGTTCACTGGTGAAGGCCAAACAGCACCACCACAAAATGCCAGCAACCCCCGCGTTGCACCACCACCCAAAAAATCAACTACACAATCACCAACAGCTAATCCATCAACACCAGTGGCAGAACCGAAAGAAAAATCCGGTTTAGATATTCCAGAATTTCTGCAAAGACGGCGTACACCACCACGCAATTGA
- the gshB gene encoding glutathione synthase, protein MKLAFIIDPIHLLDPCHDTSVALMEAAQILGHEIWITQANWLSVVEGKAWAILQQVELVPIDLVEGRWVAANPWYRLQERSLISLETMDAVFMRTDPPVNDSYLFATYILDYVDQNKTLVINNPDGIRRANEKMYALQFREVIPETIVSGDKQLIRQFVEAKGATVLKPLGNKAGEGILFLQAGDRNFNSIVELSTHQGKLPVMVQTYLPEAKDGDKRIILLHGEPIGALNRLSSGSDFRNNMAAGGTVAETEITPREHEICTQLADKLRQDGLIFVGIDVIGGYLTEVNVTSPTGVREIDRLSGTRLGHQVIQWVEQRLQAKK, encoded by the coding sequence GTGAAACTGGCTTTTATTATTGATCCCATCCATCTGCTTGACCCTTGTCATGATACCAGTGTTGCTCTGATGGAAGCAGCACAAATTTTAGGACATGAAATCTGGATAACTCAGGCAAACTGGCTAAGTGTGGTAGAAGGTAAAGCTTGGGCGATTTTGCAACAGGTGGAACTAGTACCAATAGATTTGGTAGAAGGACGTTGGGTAGCAGCTAATCCTTGGTATCGGTTGCAAGAACGCTCCTTGATTTCTTTAGAAACAATGGATGCTGTATTTATGCGGACAGATCCACCAGTTAATGACTCTTACCTGTTTGCTACCTACATTCTCGATTATGTTGACCAAAATAAAACTTTGGTGATTAACAACCCCGATGGGATCAGGAGGGCAAACGAAAAAATGTATGCCCTCCAATTTAGGGAAGTGATTCCAGAAACCATTGTCAGTGGTGATAAGCAGTTGATTCGGCAATTTGTCGAAGCCAAAGGAGCAACGGTTCTCAAACCACTGGGAAACAAAGCTGGGGAAGGGATTTTATTTTTACAAGCAGGCGATCGCAACTTTAACTCAATTGTGGAACTCAGCACCCATCAAGGCAAGTTACCAGTGATGGTGCAAACTTATCTGCCAGAGGCTAAGGATGGAGATAAGCGCATCATCTTACTGCATGGTGAACCGATTGGTGCTTTAAATCGTCTTTCTAGTGGTAGTGATTTTCGCAACAATATGGCTGCTGGTGGTACGGTTGCGGAAACAGAAATTACCCCCAGAGAACATGAAATTTGTACTCAACTGGCTGATAAATTACGTCAAGATGGGTTAATTTTTGTCGGGATTGATGTAATTGGTGGCTACCTCACAGAAGTCAATGTCACCAGCCCTACAGGAGTGCGGGAAATTGACAGACTGAGTGGTACTCGTTTAGGCCATCAGGTAATTCAATGGGTGGAACAGCGTTTGCAAGCTAAAAAATAA
- the grxC gene encoding glutaredoxin 3, giving the protein MAANVEIYTWRTCPFCIRAKSLLTSKGVDFIEYSIDGDEDARDKMAQRANGKRSLPQIFINDRHVGGCDDIHALDRQGKLDELLAS; this is encoded by the coding sequence ATGGCTGCTAATGTAGAAATTTACACTTGGAGGACTTGCCCATTTTGCATCCGCGCCAAAAGTTTACTAACCAGTAAGGGTGTTGACTTTATCGAATACAGTATTGATGGTGACGAAGACGCACGGGATAAAATGGCTCAAAGAGCAAATGGCAAACGTTCTTTACCACAAATTTTTATTAACGATCGCCATGTAGGTGGTTGTGATGATATTCACGCTTTAGACCGTCAAGGTAAGCTAGATGAGCTACTAGCTAGTTAG